A window of the Fulvia fulva chromosome 3, complete sequence genome harbors these coding sequences:
- a CDS encoding 5'-deoxynucleotidase hdd1: MAPDAVDTNEPPKAKSGLLTPSHVDGEWTPNTVLSTLPRQPQTGSSSPLPFFHLLERLKTTKREGWRRFDINHGESISDHMYRMSIITMLCPPALSSRLDIARCTRMALIHDMAEALVGDITPVDGVTKVEKSRREMETMEYMTKSLLGNVKGGKAGEEMMKVWQEYEDSETEESKFVHDVDKMELLLQMVEYERAHDGRVDLGEFSRVAKRIVLPEVQEWAAEVLRDREEFWKSRGKEPTGFREIGVELRKAQDEYYGNGTSA; encoded by the exons ATGGCACCAGACGCAGTGGATACAAACGAGCCTCCCA AGGCCAAGTCAGGCCTACTCACTCCTAGCCATGTGGATGGAGAATGGACACCAAATACAG TCCTCTCAACCCTTCCCCGACAACCCCAGACAGGATCCTCCTCCCCTCTGCCCTTCTTCCACCTTCTTGAACGCCTCAAGACGACCAAACGCGAGGGCTGGCGCCGCTTCGACATCAACCACGGCGAGTCAATTTCCGACCACATGTACCGCATGTCCATAATCACCATGCTATGCCCACCCGCCCTCTCATCCCGCCTCGACATCGCCCGCTGCACGCGAATGGCCCTGATCCACGACATGGCCGAAGCTCTGGTCGGCGACATCACTCCCGTTGACGGCGTAACGAAAGTCGAGAAGAGCCGACGCGAAATGGAGACGATGGAGTACATGACCAAGTCCCTACTTGGTAACGTGAAGGGCGGCAAGGCAGGTGAGGAGATGATGAAGGTGTGGCAGGAGTATGAAGATTCAGAGACGGAGGAGAGTAAGTTTGTGCATGATGTGGACAAGATGGAGTTGTTGTTGCAGATGGTGGAGTACGAGAGGGCGCATGATGGGAGGGTGGATTTGGGGGAGTTCAGTCGCGTTGCTAAGAGAATCGTGCTGCCGGAGGTGCAAGAATGGGCGGCGGAGGTATTGAGGGATAGGGAGGAGTTTTGGAAGTCAAGAGGGAAGGAGCCGACCGGGTTTAGGGAGATTGGGGTAGAGTTGAGGAAGGCGCAAGATGAGTATTATGGAAACGGGACGAGCGCTTGA